In Sceloporus undulatus isolate JIND9_A2432 ecotype Alabama unplaced genomic scaffold, SceUnd_v1.1 scaffold_5802, whole genome shotgun sequence, the genomic stretch GCAAGTCTGTTCCGCAACGTGGTTTGAACAGAGCTGCCGGTGTCCAAAGCAGAGGTCTGACTGGCATGGAGTATAGAGACTTTCCAAATGGCGCACCGACTAGCAAAAGTCAGGGCTTTTTAtagggcaaaatcttgcctcaggcaaaggtgtttaattattttcttttcacatggatgtccctgtctgattgtcttagtggtcttaagctgctcagaCAACAGACTCGGGGAGGGGGTGAGAGCcccaggaaaggcaaacatttgctcttcttgGGCAATATGATAATCCTCTTTTGCAACTCCCTAGACTATCTAGAGTAATAATGAGGGTGCCCTTAGGGGTGGTGTTCATGTCCTCACGCTTTGCTGGGAATGGCAGACAGGCgactagagttcatctaggggtcattaagggctatcatttgtaccaaaaatttatatggagcagccaGGGTAACAGTTTCTTCAttttctctgaggcctggaccaaggcagatggactggagggagggttctgctTCTTAATAGAGGCTaggccctgccttttcactccctcccaggctggatggtGTCAGATGTCATGGAGGGAAGCTCTTCTTCTAGAGACTGATTGTCACTATGGCTGAATTTTAGCCAACTTCTTACAAGCTATTTCATAAGGTCTAGTGGTATGATTCTTCAAGAGTTTAGCTCTCTCCTTACCCACACCCCCTCTCTCAACAGGTACTGGTAATGAAAATGTCCTCAATGTGGCCAAGCTTCCTGTGATGAGTAACCAAGAATGCAGTGTAGCACTCCGAGGCCGTCTGAAGGAGAGTGAGTTGTGTACAGCACCCCTGCATGTGGGTGTGGGGGCCTGCGAGGTAAGCAGGGAGGGCATTTGTGGTAAATGGTGAAATGAGCTTCAGGCTTCTTTGAGTGTAATGATGCAACTAGTGAtatttgaagtaaaaaacaataaCAGATTTACTGGGAGTCTGGAAGAAGCAAAAGGAAGATTAGGAGGCAAAGGAGCACTAACACAGAGAGGAAGAAGTGAGGGCCAGGAAAGGCTTAGGCAGAGGAACTTTAGGAAACAACCCGCTGAGAGAAGAACTGGAGTGCATGATCCACAAGCCAAAGATTCTTATTGCTGGTATGGGATTCAAATGTTGTTACTTGAACAAATTTTAGGATAAATAAGAAAAAACCCTCCATATGCCTTGGTGATTGCTCAGCTCATCAGGCTTGCTAGTGCTTTTATCTGAACAAagtctgtgttttgttttcttgtacTGCAGGGTGACTTTGGAGGCCCTTTGGCCTGCCTAACTCTTGACTGCTGGGTATTAGAAGGTGTCATCACCCCATCTCGGGTATGTGCTCGCAAGGACCGGCCTTCCACTTTCATCCGTGTCTCACTCTATGTTGACTGGATCAACAAAGTGATGAAGCTGAGCTGAACTGGTTGAAGCCTGCTCATCCTAAAGTGCACCCATCCTCCTACTTTTTTTTTAGTGTTACCCAGGAATGGTCCTACCCTACTGTGTGCCAAAGGACTGCCTGTCCTTAGGATTCTTCAGTAAGGATCCATGCTACGATAGGAGAACACATTTTTGAAACAAAATGTGAACTTTCAGGATATTTGTACATATTGGAACACACAAAGAAGGTATATATAGCAAACATTACCACAAttcatttctctcttcctcttataGGAGTAGCTTTCATTGTGATTACAGAAATACAATGCAATATaatattcatttaatttaatgtattgcatttaaaaaatatttcagggtAATGCCTCTATTAGTTTTCTACATCTATATTATACAAAGT encodes the following:
- the LOC121918201 gene encoding hepatocyte growth factor-like protein, whose product is SLALSLPTPPLSTGTGNENVLNVAKLPVMSNQECSVALRGRLKESELCTAPLHVGVGACEGDFGGPLACLTLDCWVLEGVITPSRVCARKDRPSTFIRVSLYVDWINKVMKLS